The following proteins are co-located in the Paenibacillus sp. JNUCC32 genome:
- a CDS encoding ABC transporter ATP-binding protein: MAFVSIKDGYKRYRMGETTIVANDGINLEIEKGEFAIIVGPSGAGKSTVLNILGGMDTADEGQVLVDGTDIAKFNSKELTGYRRNDVGFVFQFYNLVPNLTTKENVELASQISPRALDAEQVLRDVGLEQRLNNFPAQLSGGEQQRVAIARALAKQPKLLLCDEPTGALDYHTGKQVLKLLQDTCILTGTTVIVITHNSALAPMADRIIEINNAKVRKTVVNPNPVSVDSIEW, from the coding sequence ATGGCTTTTGTGAGCATTAAGGATGGATATAAGCGCTATCGGATGGGCGAGACCACCATTGTAGCCAACGACGGAATCAACCTGGAGATCGAAAAGGGCGAGTTCGCGATTATCGTCGGTCCCAGCGGCGCAGGAAAATCCACGGTGCTGAACATATTGGGCGGCATGGACACCGCCGATGAGGGGCAAGTGCTGGTGGATGGAACGGACATAGCCAAGTTTAACAGCAAGGAGCTGACGGGATATCGGCGCAATGACGTCGGATTTGTGTTCCAATTTTACAACCTGGTTCCCAATCTGACGACAAAAGAAAACGTGGAATTAGCCTCGCAGATTTCGCCCCGAGCTCTGGATGCCGAACAAGTGCTGCGGGATGTCGGCCTGGAGCAGCGCCTGAACAATTTTCCGGCACAGCTGTCCGGCGGCGAACAGCAGCGGGTGGCGATTGCCAGGGCGCTTGCCAAGCAGCCGAAGCTGCTTCTCTGCGATGAACCCACGGGTGCGCTTGATTACCATACCGGGAAGCAGGTACTCAAGCTGCTCCAGGATACCTGCATCCTCACCGGAACGACCGTTATCGTCATTACGCATAATTCTGCCCTGGCACCGATGGCCGATCGCATCATTGAGATCAATAATGCCAAGGTTCGGAAGACGGTGGTAAATCCGAATCCCGTTTCCGTAGACAGCATTGAGTGGTAG
- a CDS encoding ABC transporter permease, translated as MMKKKALWTDIFREISRTKARFLSIFAIIMLGVGFFAGIKATGPDMLDTADHYYKDLKLMDLKVQSTLGLEPSDIEKLKRVAGVDAVQPGYGADVFLGDSGRIAKVLSYDPGNNLNQYVLTEGRMPEAAGEIVIDAGERGNEFKLGDQVTFTNPDQEVDLGETFDHLTYTVVGRAKSPLFISSMSRGTSGIGKGTADVFAVIPEKDFKLPVYTEVYMTFQDTAEPAPYTAEYDDKISRHKEAVELALEAMPQERLAEIRAEGQKKLDEAMGKIEDAKRQLADAEQVLTDARLKLNEGEQAYRDGVNKLQAELGQGQAKLDAAEKELSQGRAELKRNQQKLEQGRNQLKTGQSQLDQQKAELAPKLAQGQQLAKALQQISGLDPEVIPDEQRQELLSAAQSADPKLAVAVGGFMDGALDGAALRQAASAFQRGLGEASLQLDQAEQKLDASEAELKDGQAKLREAERQLAQGEASLKQGTEELAAARREGEAKLANAKAELAQGQADYREGQEKFKEEKAKAMREIADGEKEVAEGRKELDQLELPKVYVMDRSVNPGYTEYSDNADRLSSIATAFPVFFFLIAALVSLTTMTRMVEEQRLQIGTLKALGYSNRDVVKKFLVYSTLASVAASAAGLAVGFTLFPAIIYDAYGALYNLPDVRTSFYLSYSIVSVVVAVLCTTMTAYVAVRVELRSNASVLMRPRAPKNGSRIWLERVPWVWNRLGFIGKVTARNLFRYKQRMFMTVCGVAGCTALILTGFGLKDSIGDIAPMQYGKIMQHQATVVFQEDNGESGGLEDYNKRLAGVPEITGILNVTQEAMTAAAPGVNGQDVNLFVPQSPEKIDSFIVLKPREQEQTLSLTDDGAIITEKLAKLFDLGIGSTFTVQNSDNEPFEMRVAGITENYALHYVYMTPKYYEDIFDAAPEANSQLLTYDRKDPGWEDRLGESLTASERVAMVSFTSGVSDAFSDTMDSMNVVVVVLIVSAAALAFVVLYNLTNINVSERIRELSTIKVLGFYDKEVTMYIYRENMILTVLGIIAGNLAGIFLHRFVLLTAEVDAMMFSPTIHEISYGYAALLTLLFSAIVMASMHYKLKRIDMIEALKSVE; from the coding sequence ATGATGAAGAAGAAAGCGTTATGGACTGATATTTTCCGGGAAATATCGCGTACAAAGGCACGGTTTCTGTCCATTTTTGCGATTATTATGCTCGGCGTTGGCTTTTTCGCGGGGATCAAGGCCACCGGGCCGGATATGCTGGATACGGCGGATCACTACTATAAGGATTTAAAACTGATGGACCTTAAGGTTCAATCGACCTTGGGTCTCGAACCAAGCGATATTGAAAAGCTGAAACGGGTTGCCGGCGTGGATGCGGTTCAACCGGGCTACGGCGCGGACGTATTTCTCGGCGACAGCGGGCGGATCGCGAAGGTGCTCTCCTATGACCCAGGAAATAATCTGAATCAATATGTGCTTACAGAGGGGCGAATGCCAGAGGCAGCAGGCGAAATCGTCATCGATGCAGGAGAAAGAGGAAACGAATTTAAACTGGGGGATCAGGTCACCTTTACCAATCCGGATCAGGAAGTGGATTTGGGGGAAACGTTTGATCATCTGACGTACACGGTCGTGGGAAGAGCGAAAAGCCCGCTGTTCATAAGCAGCATGAGCCGGGGAACGAGCGGTATCGGCAAAGGGACGGCGGATGTATTTGCCGTTATTCCGGAGAAGGATTTTAAACTGCCTGTTTATACGGAAGTCTATATGACCTTTCAAGACACGGCGGAACCTGCTCCTTATACAGCCGAGTATGACGATAAAATCAGCCGGCACAAAGAAGCGGTTGAACTGGCGCTGGAGGCCATGCCGCAGGAGCGGCTGGCGGAAATCCGTGCAGAAGGGCAGAAGAAGCTGGACGAGGCGATGGGCAAGATCGAGGATGCCAAGAGGCAGCTTGCCGATGCGGAGCAGGTGTTAACGGATGCCAGGCTCAAGCTGAATGAAGGCGAGCAAGCGTACCGCGATGGGGTGAACAAGCTTCAGGCCGAGCTGGGGCAAGGGCAGGCTAAACTCGATGCGGCGGAAAAAGAACTTTCGCAAGGCAGAGCGGAACTGAAACGCAATCAGCAGAAGCTGGAACAGGGCCGGAATCAGCTCAAGACGGGTCAGAGCCAATTGGATCAGCAAAAGGCGGAGCTTGCGCCGAAGCTGGCACAAGGACAGCAATTGGCGAAGGCGCTGCAGCAAATCTCCGGCTTGGACCCGGAGGTCATTCCTGACGAGCAGAGGCAAGAGCTGCTCTCGGCAGCTCAGTCAGCCGATCCGAAACTAGCGGTCGCCGTCGGCGGCTTCATGGACGGCGCATTGGACGGCGCTGCTTTGCGACAGGCGGCTTCCGCGTTCCAGCGTGGCCTGGGCGAGGCTTCGCTGCAGCTGGATCAGGCTGAGCAGAAGCTGGATGCAAGCGAAGCAGAGCTGAAGGACGGGCAGGCTAAGCTTCGGGAAGCCGAGCGTCAGCTCGCGCAGGGCGAGGCTTCGTTGAAGCAAGGAACCGAAGAGCTTGCAGCCGCCAGACGGGAGGGGGAAGCCAAGCTCGCGAATGCGAAAGCGGAGCTTGCCCAAGGACAGGCGGACTACCGGGAAGGTCAGGAGAAATTCAAAGAGGAAAAAGCAAAGGCTATGCGGGAGATCGCCGACGGCGAGAAGGAAGTGGCCGAGGGCCGGAAGGAGCTGGATCAGCTTGAGCTTCCCAAGGTCTATGTCATGGACCGCAGCGTCAACCCGGGATATACCGAGTACAGCGATAACGCGGACCGCTTATCTTCCATTGCGACCGCGTTCCCGGTTTTCTTTTTCCTGATCGCGGCCCTCGTCAGTCTGACGACGATGACCCGGATGGTTGAGGAGCAGCGGCTGCAGATCGGAACCCTGAAAGCCCTCGGTTACAGCAACCGGGACGTGGTGAAAAAGTTTCTGGTCTATTCGACGCTGGCGAGCGTTGCCGCATCGGCTGCCGGACTGGCCGTCGGCTTTACCCTGTTTCCCGCCATCATCTATGATGCTTACGGCGCTTTGTATAATCTGCCCGATGTAAGAACCAGCTTCTATCTCAGCTATAGCATCGTCTCGGTTGTCGTGGCTGTGCTCTGTACCACCATGACGGCTTATGTGGCCGTGCGGGTGGAGCTTCGAAGCAACGCCTCGGTCCTGATGCGTCCAAGGGCGCCCAAAAACGGGTCCCGCATATGGCTGGAGCGAGTGCCATGGGTGTGGAACCGGCTCGGCTTTATTGGAAAAGTAACCGCGCGAAATCTCTTCCGCTACAAGCAGCGGATGTTCATGACGGTCTGCGGCGTGGCCGGGTGCACGGCCCTCATTCTGACCGGTTTCGGTCTTAAGGACTCCATCGGGGATATCGCGCCGATGCAATACGGCAAAATCATGCAGCACCAGGCGACCGTGGTATTCCAAGAAGATAACGGCGAGAGCGGCGGGCTGGAGGACTATAACAAGCGCCTAGCGGGAGTTCCGGAGATTACGGGAATCCTGAACGTGACCCAGGAGGCGATGACCGCGGCGGCCCCCGGCGTGAACGGCCAGGATGTGAATTTGTTCGTGCCGCAATCGCCGGAGAAGATCGATTCGTTTATCGTGCTGAAGCCCCGCGAACAGGAGCAGACGCTGTCGCTGACGGATGACGGCGCGATCATTACCGAGAAGCTGGCCAAGCTGTTCGATCTCGGCATTGGCAGCACATTCACGGTTCAGAACAGCGATAATGAACCTTTTGAAATGCGCGTGGCGGGGATTACGGAGAACTATGCCTTGCACTACGTGTACATGACGCCGAAATACTACGAAGACATTTTTGACGCAGCGCCCGAAGCGAACAGCCAGCTATTGACTTATGACCGTAAGGATCCGGGGTGGGAGGATCGGCTCGGGGAATCGCTAACCGCAAGCGAACGGGTCGCCATGGTGAGTTTCACGAGCGGCGTGAGCGACGCCTTCAGCGATACGATGGACAGCATGAACGTCGTGGTGGTCGTCCTCATTGTGTCCGCTGCGGCCCTCGCGTTTGTCGTGCTGTACAATCTGACGAATATCAACGTATCCGAACGGATACGCGAGCTGTCGACAATTAAGGTGCTTGGCTTCTACGACAAGGAAGTAACCATGTACATTTATCGCGAAAACATGATCCTGACCGTGCTCGGGATCATAGCGGGCAATCTGGCAGGCATATTCCTGCACCGCTTCGTGCTACTGACCGCAGAAGTGGATGCGATGATGTTCAGTCCCACCATCCATGAAATCAGTTATGGCTACGCGGCGCTGCTGACGCTGCTGTTCTCGGCCATCGTCATGGCTTCCATGCATTACAAGCTGAAGCGGATCGACATGATCGAAGCGCTGAAGTCCGTGGAATAA